The Polyodon spathula isolate WHYD16114869_AA chromosome 3, ASM1765450v1, whole genome shotgun sequence genome has a segment encoding these proteins:
- the LOC121313351 gene encoding neurensin-1-like: MWRMSSCSEICGSEHADQVHSAAESNYRRYGVRSYLHQFYENCTASIWEYDEDFQTQRSPSRWSSVLWKVGLITSSVILLVGLIVIAVGYTVPSKIEAFGEDELLFVDEHAMQFNRALEICKLAGAILFCIGGTMMAACLVMSAFAKSYSKEERYLQQKSKKRITELQASAHPITKAPTPGECKIPVTLSKVQNVQPSSET, encoded by the exons atGTGGAGGATGAGTTCTTGCTCAGAGATCTGTGGGTCGGAGCATGCTGATCAGGTGCACAGTGCTGCCGAGAGCAACTATCGGCGCTATGGGGTTCGATCGTACTTGCATCAGTTCTACGAGAACTGCACCGCATCAATCTGGGAATATGACGAAGATTTTCAGACTCAGAGATCACCAAGCAGGTGGAGCTCTGTTCTCTGGAAG gttGGACTCATAACCAGTTCTGTCATTCTGCTAGTTGGCTTGATAGTAATTGCAGTTGGCTACACCGTCCCTTCAAAAATTGAAGCATTCGGGGAAGATGAATTGCTTTTTGTGGATGAACATGCAATGCAGTTTAACAGAGCTCTCGAAATCTGCAAGCTAGCGGGcgccattttgttttgcattggaGGAACCATGATGGCAGCTTGTCTGGTGATGTCTGCTTTTGCCAAGAGTTATTCGAAAGAGGAGAGATACCTGCAGCAGAAATCCAAAAAGAGAATAACAGAATTGCAAGCTTCTGCCCATCCAATTACAAAGGCTCCGACTCCTGGAGAGTGTAAAATACCAGTCACTCTGTCAAAAGTGCAAAACGTTCAACCCTCTTCTGAAACCTGA